A portion of the Labilithrix sp. genome contains these proteins:
- the greB gene encoding transcription elongation factor GreB — translation MSDNPNYITRAGARRLQEELVDLRTKQRPKVVQDVADAAAQGDRSENAEYIYGKKKLREIDRRIHFLTKRLESARVVEPTDRPVSPDGATRVYFGATVTIEDEDGNESTYTIVGQDEIDAKVGRISHRSPLALALMKRREGDTFTFRKPAGEVDLTVTAIRYESDH, via the coding sequence ATGAGCGACAACCCGAATTACATCACGCGCGCGGGCGCGCGGCGGCTGCAAGAGGAGCTCGTCGACCTCCGCACGAAGCAGCGGCCGAAGGTCGTGCAGGACGTCGCCGACGCGGCGGCGCAGGGCGATCGGAGCGAGAATGCAGAATACATCTATGGAAAGAAGAAGCTCCGAGAGATCGATCGGCGCATCCACTTCCTGACGAAGCGCCTCGAGAGCGCGCGCGTGGTCGAGCCGACCGATCGGCCGGTGAGCCCGGACGGCGCGACGCGCGTGTACTTCGGCGCGACGGTGACGATCGAGGACGAGGACGGCAACGAGTCGACGTACACGATCGTCGGGCAAGACGAGATCGACGCGAAGGTCGGGCGCATCAGCCATCGATCGCCGCTCGCGCTCGCGCTGATGAAGCGGCGCGAAGGCGACACGTTCACGTTCCGGAAGCCCGCCGGCGAGGTCGACCTCACCGTCACCGCGATCCGGTACGAGTCAGATCACTGA